Part of the Lysobacter enzymogenes genome is shown below.
CCCCTCGCCTGCGTTCGCGGGCGAGCGCGCCGGGGCCGCGCCAGACGCCACGCGCGGCCTTGGGCCGGCGCGGCGCGAATGGCTAAACTATCGGCCGCCCGGCCTGCCACGTAACCGGACCACCACAGGACCCAGCCATGCCCTTCGTCGTCACCGAGAACTGCATCAAGTGCAAGTACACCGACTGCGTCGAGGTGTGCCCGGTGGATTGTTTCCATGAAGGCCCGAATTTCCTGGTGATCGATCCGGACGAGTGCATCGACTGCACCCTGTGCGAGCCGGAATGCCCGATCAACGCGATCTACCCCGAGGACGACGTGCCGGCCGGCCAGGAAGGCTTCGTCGCCCTCAACGCCGAGCTGGCCAAGGCCTGGCCGGTGATCACCACGCGCAAGGACGCCCTGGCCGACGCCAAGGATTGGGAAGGCAAGACCGGCAAGATCGACCTGCTCGAACGCTGAGCCCGGCCGCGGCCGCCGCGGCGCCGCGAAAAAGTTCCGCAACACCCTGAAACTGCCGGGTTTTCGGCGCGGATGCGTTCATCCGCGCGCGCCTAGACTGGCCGCGGTCCCTTCACGCCGCGCCGCCATGTCCAAGCTCCTGCCGTTCGGCCTGCTGCTCGCGCTCTGCCTCACCCCCGCCGCGACCGGCGCCCAGCACCGCGGGTTCGATCTCTCGCAGTTGGATCTGTCGCAACTCGACCTGTCGCGGCTGGATCCGGCCGCGATCATGGCCAGCGCCAACGACACCCTGATGCGCGCGCCCGACGATCGCATCGACGGCCTGCTCCAGGCCCTGCGCAGCGCCTCGCGCGACCGCGCCGACGCCGCGACCTTGTGCGCGCTGTTCGATCCGCGCGCCGACCGCAGCGCGCAGGCGCTGATGGCGGCGGCGCAACGGCTCAGTCCCGACAGCCACCAGCGCTTCGGCAATGCGCTGATCGAGATCGCCGCGAGCGGCCTGCAGAGCCCGCGCCAGCCTTACGACGGCGCCGGCGCGAAGCAGTCGCTGAAGTCGGCCGCGGCCCGGGCGATGATCTTGCACGACGGCTTCGGCGCCGGGCTCAACGCCGACGGCGCCGACGAGGCCTCCAGGCAGGCGCGCTGCCAGTCGTTCGCGTGGCTGCTCGATGCCTTGGGCGATCAGCCGCTGGCGCAACGCGCCGGGGCGATGCGGCTGATGTTGAACGAAGGGATGAGCCGGTTGGCGGTGCGCTGAGCGGCAGACGGCGGAGCCGCCGGAAGCGAGGCGTCGAGCCTGAGGCCCTGCCGCAAGCGCGGGCCCGCCAAGGCGCCCCTGCCGTCGCGGGAGAACGATCAGGCCCGATGCCTTCGGCTAAGCCGCGGCGAACCTGTCCCCACCAACGAAAACGGGCGCCCTCGGCGCCCGTTTCCGCATTCGGCCGAAGCCGGACGATCAACGCCCGCCGAGCGCCGTCTTCAGGTCGCCGATCAGCTTGGTCGGGCCCGCGCCCGACGCCGGCAGGCCGCGCGGATCGACCGCCGACACGTAGGCGCCGGCTTCCACCGCGCTGACCCGGATCAGGAAGTTGCCGCCCTGGTAGTTCACGTCGTAGGCGCCGAGCAGCTGGGCGCGGCTGGCGATGGTCAGGCCCTCGGTCTTGCCGAGCACTTCGCCGACCTTGTTGAAGGCGTCGTCGCGGTTGCCGCTGAGGGTGAAGCCCAGCGCCGAGGACGCCGGCACGCCCGGTTGAGCCTGGGTCGGACGGTTGCCCGACGCGGTCGCCGAGCCCGGGATCGCCATCGCACCGTCGGTGCGCGGCTGGTCGAGGTCCGGCGGCACTTCCAGCGGACGGTTTTCCGGCGCTTCGGCATACAGCTTGTTGCCCTTGCGGAACCAGCTGCAGCCCGACGTGGCGACCACCGCCAGCAACAGACCGGCGACGACCGCACGGGACAGAGAAACGTTGGAACGCATGAGCATCTCCTGCAGGGGTTCAGGCCGCCAGATCGGCGCGGCCAAGGTGTTCGAGTTCGGCGGCCAGCGCCGCGGTGCGGCGCAGCGCGTCGGCGTGCGCGGACGACAGCGTCTGCAACGGCAGGCGCAGGCCGTGGCCCAGGCCCTGCGCGGCGAGCAGCGCCTTGACCGGGATCGGGTTCGGTTCGACGCCGAGGAAATCGTAGGCCGGACGCAGGCGCGCGTCCCAGGCCTCGGCCTCGCCGCGCTTGCCGGCGCGGGCCAGGTCGGCGAGGCGGCGGAACGCCGCCGGCATCGCGTTGGAGCCGACCGAGACGATGCCGTCGGCGCCGGCCAGCATGGCCCGGCACGCGGTCGGGTCGTCGCCGCTGAGCACGGCGAAGGTTTCGGACTTCAGCGCCAGCAGTTCGCTCATGCGCTGCGGGTCGGACACCGCTTCCTTGATGCCGACGATGCGCGCATGGCCGGCCAGTTCGGCGACGGTCGCCGGCAGCAGGTCGCAGCCGGTGCGGCCGGGCACGTTGTAGAGCACGACCGGCAAGGCGCCGTCGTCGGCGATCGCGCGGTAATGCGCGAGCAGGCCGGCCTGGGTCGGGCGCACGTACGGCGGCGCGACCACCAGCGCCGCGTCGGCGCCGAGCGCGGCCACGCGCCGGTTCAGTTCGATGGTCTTGGCGGTGTTGGACTGGCCGGTGCCGGCCAGCACCGGGACGCGCCCGGCGACGAATTCGACCGCGCTGCGCAACAGGGTGTCGTACTCGGCATCGAACAGCGCCGCCGCCTCGCCGGTGGAACCGGCGACCACGAGCGCCTGGGTGCCGCCCTCCAGCTGTTTCGCCAGCAGCGAGCGCCAGGCGTCCAGGTCGAGTTCGGCGGACGCGGTGAACGGCGTCGCCAGCGCGGTGATGCTGCCGGTAAGTCGCAAGGTTGGAACCCTGTGGGCTGGTGCGGCCGCGGGCGCGGGCGCGAATGGGCGGAACGGGCAAGACGGGCGGAACAAGCAAACTCTGGGGCAGGCAAACTCTGGAGCGGGGTTCGGGACCGCCGCGGCGCGCCCGGGCCGGGCCGGCGCGGGTCGATCGCGGCGGAGCGGAGGGCATCGCTGAAACGGGCCTGCGAAAGCGGTCCAGTCTAAACCGGCCTGCGGGCACGAAACGCTGCCTGCGGACGGCCATACACCGGGCGATGTTACTTGCGGCGCGAAAGCGCGGGCAAGTATGCTGACCCGCAGTCGCGTCCCGCGTCCGGGCCGCCGTTCATTCTCCGAGCCGACATCGCTCCCCTTGCAGGCGCCGCCTTGACCGATTCCGCTTCCCGGCCGTCGCCGAACGATAACCACCTCCTGATCAACGCCTATACGACGCATCCGGAGTCGCCGCTGCTGTCGGTGACGCGCCGGATCGCCGATTCGGGCTGCAATCTCGTCGACGCGCGCCTGGCCACGGTCGGACGCGACGTGTCGGTGACCGCGCTCGCCCAGGGCTCCTGGGATTCGGTCGCCAAGCTCGAGGCGATGATGGCCCGGCTGGAGCGCGAGGAAGGCCTCAAGCTGGTGTGGTACCGCACCGGCGCCAAGCAGGTGCAGTCCAGCCTGCTGCCCTACATCGTCGAAGTCGTCGCCGCGGACAAGCCCGGCATCCTGTTCCAGCTGGCCGACTTCTTCGACCGCCAGGGCATCACCATCGAAAGCCTGCACTGCTCGCGCTACCGCGCGATGCAGACCGGGGCGGACATGTTCTCGGCCCAGATCACGATCGGCGTGCCTTCGAGCATGCACATCGCCGCGCTGCGCGACGATTTCCTCGAGTTCTGCGACCACTTGAACCTGGACGCCATCATGGATCCGATGAAGTTCTGAGAGGTAAGCTGGCAACCATGCTCGACACCGGCGATCGCGCTTACGGCGGCAAAACGCCCAATTACGACCTGGCCCTGTCCAGCGGCGAAACGGTCAAGCTCAAGGACTACGCCGGCGGCTGGCTGGTGCTTTACTTCTACCCCAAGGACAGCACGCCCGGCTGCACCACCGAGGGCCTGGACTTCAACGCCCACTTGGCCAAGTTCAAGAAGGCCGGCGCCACCGTGCTGGGCGTGTCGCGCGACTCGGTCAAGTCGCACCAGAACTTCTGCGCCAAGCAGGGCTTCAAGTTCGACCTGGTCAGCGACAAGGACGAGACCTTGTGCAACGCCTTCGGCGTGATCAAGGAAAAATCGCTGTACGGCCGCAAGTACATGGGCGTGGAGCGCAGCACCTTCCTGATCGACCCGAAAGGCGTCATCGTGCAGTCATGGCGTCCGGTGAAAGTCGCCGGGCATGCCGAAGCCGTCCTCGCCGCACTCAAGGAACACGCCGCCCAGTGAGGCCGCCCCTTTCCCCGACGCGCCGCCGTCCCGCCCCGCGGGCCACGGCGGCGCTGCCGTGCGCGCAAGCCGGCGCGCGCTGCGCGACCCCGATCGTTTTTCCCCCGGCGTGCCGCCACGCCACACTCCCGCGGAGCTGTCGATGACACGAAGCAAGCGCATCTACGTGCTGGATACCAACGTGCTGATGCACGATCCCACCGCGCTGTTCAAATTCGAGGAGCACGACGTCTACCTGCCGATGCAGGTCATCGAAGAGCTCGACAACGGCAAGAAAGGCACCTCCGAAGCCAGCCGCAACGCGCGCCAGGTCAGCCGTTTCCTCAACGAGCTGATCGAGGCCGAGGGCACCGACAAGATCTCCAGCGGCATCTCGCTGGTGCGGCCGCAGGGCCTGCAGCTGCGCGGCGCGCAGAGCATCGGCAAGCTGCGCTTCCAGACCGATTCCTTCGACGCCGGCAAGCGCTTCGGCACGGTCATCCCGGACAACCACATCCTCGGCGCGGTGCTCGCGCTGAAGGAAAGCGACCCGGGCGCGCCGGTGGTGCTGGTGTCGAAGGACATCAATCTGCGGATCAAGGCCTCGATCGCCGGGATCGTGTCGGAAGACTACGAGAACGACCGCGCGCTCGACGATTTCAGCCTGCTCTACACCGGCGCGACCGCGCTGCCGGAAGACTTCTGGCAGAGCCACGGCAAGGACCTCAAGTCCTGGACCGAGAAAGGCCGCACCTTCTACGAAATCGCCCGCACCGAGAACGACGACTGGTACCCGAACCAGTTCCTGTACCTGCCCGGCGACGACGAGTCCGAGCTGCGCGTCACCAAGGTCAACGACGAACGCGTCACCTTGCAGATCGTCGACGACTTCCGCCATCACCAGCACGCGGTGTGGGGCATCAGCGCGCGCAACCGCGAGCAGAATTTCGCGCTCAACGCGCTGATGGATCCGGAGGTCGACTTCGTCACCCTGCTCGGCACCGCCGGCACCGGCAAGACCTTGCTGGCGCTGGCCGCGGGCCTGGCGCAGACGATGGACCAGCAGCGCTACCGCGAGATCATCATGACCCGCGCCACGGTCAGCGTCGGCGAGGACATCGGCTTCCTGCCCGGCACCGAGGAAGAAAAGATGACCCCGTGGATGGGCGCGCTGACCGACAACCTGGAAGTGCTGACCCACAACCAGGACGGCGGCGCCTGGGGCCGCGCGGCGACCAACGACCTGCTCGCCTCGCGGATCAAGATCCGCTCGATGAACTTCATGCGCGGCCGCACCTTCCTGAGCCGCTGGCTGATCCTGGACGAGGCGCAGAACCTCACCCCGAAGCAGATGAAGACGCTGATCACCCGCGCCGGCCCGGGCACCAAGATCGTCTGCCTCGGCAACGTCGAGCAGATCGACACGCCGTACCTGACCGAGACCACCTCGGGCCTGACCTACGCGGTCGACCGCTTCAAGGGCTGGGCGCACAGCGCGCACGTGACCCTGCGCCGCGGCGAGCGTTCGCGCCTGGCCGATTACGCGTCGGAAGTTTTGTAAAGGATGCCGCCGACGACAAGGACGTCGTGGTCCGGATTCCGATTCGCGCTGGCGGCGTTCGCCGCGTTGCTGCTGGCGCGGGTCGGATTCGAATATTGGGCCGACGATCTGCAGGCGCCGCCGCTGGACGCGCCGATCGCGGTCGCCGCGGGCGGCGCGCTGGACCAGCGCATCCGCCTGCGCGCGCGCGACAGCCACCGCATGCAACTGCGCTTCCTGACCGCCGGCAGCGACTACGACCGCCTGCGCGCGCTGCTGGAGCAGCCGGTCTATCGCGACGGCAAGCGGGTATCGGCCGGGCTGGAAGTGCCGGTGCGCTGGTCGCTGAGCGAGATCGACAGCGGCCGCGTCGTCGCCGCCGGCGAAAAGGCGACCGAGGACGTGTCGGGCTGGAACAGCGACGAATTCTCCCGCTCCGTGGCGAGCTTCGCCGCGCCGCCGGGCGAGTATCGCTTGCAGGTGCGCATCGCCCGCCCGGTGCCGGAACTGGCCGGCGTGCCGGCGCGCGTGCTGGTCGGGCTGAATCCCAAGGCCAGCAGCAGCTGGCAGACCGAGTGGGCGTGGTTCGGGCGCTTGCTGTGCCTGCCGCTCGATCCGTTGCTGGCGATCGCGGCGGCGCTGCTGGGGTGGTTCGGCTTGCGCCGTTGGTGGGCCTCGCGGCGCGGCGCCGCGGCGATGGTCTGAGTCGCGCGTGGCGGCTTCGCGCCGCCGCGCCCACACGCTGGCGCGCCCTCTCCCAAGCGCGCGCCCGCACGAGCCGCGCCTCGCAGCGCGCGCCATGTCCGCCATCGCGCCCGAGTCGGCGCTGCCGCGCCCTGCGCTTTTCGCTACGCTTGCGCCATGAGCGCAATTTCCACCGCATCCACTGCCCCCTTCTCCGTCGCATCCGCGCTGACCATCGCCGGCTCCGATTCCGGCGGCGGCGCCGGCATCCAGGCCGACCTCAAGACCTTCGCCGCGCACCGCGTACACGGCCTCAGCGCGCTGGCCGCGCTGACC
Proteins encoded:
- a CDS encoding PhoH family protein, which codes for MTRSKRIYVLDTNVLMHDPTALFKFEEHDVYLPMQVIEELDNGKKGTSEASRNARQVSRFLNELIEAEGTDKISSGISLVRPQGLQLRGAQSIGKLRFQTDSFDAGKRFGTVIPDNHILGAVLALKESDPGAPVVLVSKDINLRIKASIAGIVSEDYENDRALDDFSLLYTGATALPEDFWQSHGKDLKSWTEKGRTFYEIARTENDDWYPNQFLYLPGDDESELRVTKVNDERVTLQIVDDFRHHQHAVWGISARNREQNFALNALMDPEVDFVTLLGTAGTGKTLLALAAGLAQTMDQQRYREIIMTRATVSVGEDIGFLPGTEEEKMTPWMGALTDNLEVLTHNQDGGAWGRAATNDLLASRIKIRSMNFMRGRTFLSRWLILDEAQNLTPKQMKTLITRAGPGTKIVCLGNVEQIDTPYLTETTSGLTYAVDRFKGWAHSAHVTLRRGERSRLADYASEVL
- a CDS encoding DUF5625 family protein, which produces MPPTTRTSWSGFRFALAAFAALLLARVGFEYWADDLQAPPLDAPIAVAAGGALDQRIRLRARDSHRMQLRFLTAGSDYDRLRALLEQPVYRDGKRVSAGLEVPVRWSLSEIDSGRVVAAGEKATEDVSGWNSDEFSRSVASFAAPPGEYRLQVRIARPVPELAGVPARVLVGLNPKASSSWQTEWAWFGRLLCLPLDPLLAIAAALLGWFGLRRWWASRRGAAAMV
- the dapA gene encoding 4-hydroxy-tetrahydrodipicolinate synthase, whose protein sequence is MRLTGSITALATPFTASAELDLDAWRSLLAKQLEGGTQALVVAGSTGEAAALFDAEYDTLLRSAVEFVAGRVPVLAGTGQSNTAKTIELNRRVAALGADAALVVAPPYVRPTQAGLLAHYRAIADDGALPVVLYNVPGRTGCDLLPATVAELAGHARIVGIKEAVSDPQRMSELLALKSETFAVLSGDDPTACRAMLAGADGIVSVGSNAMPAAFRRLADLARAGKRGEAEAWDARLRPAYDFLGVEPNPIPVKALLAAQGLGHGLRLPLQTLSSAHADALRRTAALAAELEHLGRADLAA
- a CDS encoding peroxiredoxin, which gives rise to MLDTGDRAYGGKTPNYDLALSSGETVKLKDYAGGWLVLYFYPKDSTPGCTTEGLDFNAHLAKFKKAGATVLGVSRDSVKSHQNFCAKQGFKFDLVSDKDETLCNAFGVIKEKSLYGRKYMGVERSTFLIDPKGVIVQSWRPVKVAGHAEAVLAALKEHAAQ
- the fdxA gene encoding ferredoxin FdxA, with amino-acid sequence MPFVVTENCIKCKYTDCVEVCPVDCFHEGPNFLVIDPDECIDCTLCEPECPINAIYPEDDVPAGQEGFVALNAELAKAWPVITTRKDALADAKDWEGKTGKIDLLER
- a CDS encoding glycine cleavage system protein R, which gives rise to MTDSASRPSPNDNHLLINAYTTHPESPLLSVTRRIADSGCNLVDARLATVGRDVSVTALAQGSWDSVAKLEAMMARLEREEGLKLVWYRTGAKQVQSSLLPYIVEVVAADKPGILFQLADFFDRQGITIESLHCSRYRAMQTGADMFSAQITIGVPSSMHIAALRDDFLEFCDHLNLDAIMDPMKF